Part of the Pseudobdellovibrionaceae bacterium genome is shown below.
GCGGGCGTGGAAATACCTTTTATAAATCCAGTGTGAATCAAGCTCCCGGAGTTGCGCAAAAAGGTTTGCCCGGCGAAGAACGAGAGCTGCATCTAGAGTTGAAACTGTTGGCCGATGTGGGAATTATTGGATATCCCAACGCCGGAAAGTCCACACTCATTTCAAGAATCTCGGCAGCAAAACCCAAGGTGGCAGATTATCCGTTTACCACTCTGGTACCCAACCTCGGCGTGGTTAAGGTCGCTGAAGGCCGCAGTTTTGTTGTAGCTGATATACCGGGACTGATTCCAGGGGCTCACGAGGGCGTTGGCCTGGGTATTCAGTTTTTGCGGCACATTGAACGAACTCGTTTATTCTTGCACGTCATTGATGCCAGCGGATTTTCAGGTCGCGATCCTTATCAAGATTATTTCGATATCAATGCAGAATTGAAAGCCTACGATGAGATTCACGAGAGTGATCCGGCTTATAAGCCTCTTTATAAGAGAGAGCAGATCGTGGTGCTAAATAAGATTGATGCTGTTGATGCTAGCGTGTTGGCTGAGGTAGAGGGAAAATTTGCAACATATGGCGTACGGGTTCGGCCCATTTCGGCGGTGGCAGGAACTAACATAGAAGGTCTAGTCTATCAGTTGGGAGAAAAAGTGTTTGAGGGATCAGATGACAAATAAGGTTTTGCAACGAATAGGCCTTTTTGGTGGCACTTTTAACCCTCTACACAATGGACACGTTAACAGTATTGAAACGGTTTATGAAAAACTGAACCTCGATCACCTCTACGTCATTCCCGCGAGCCAAAGCCCATTGGGCGACAAAGTCGAGGGGCCGTCCCCGCTTCAGCGATTTGAGATGGTCAAGGTGGCATTTGAGAATAGCCCCATAAATCTCAGAGTTGAAGGTATTGAGATTGAACGCGGCGGGATCAGCTACACTATTGATACTGTAAAGTATTTTAAGGAAAAGCTTCCTGGAGCTGAGCTATATTTGATAGTGGGGTTAGATCAGTTTGAACACTTCGACCAGTGGTTTCAGTATGAGGAGCTTCTGGAAGAGGTGA
Proteins encoded:
- the obgE gene encoding GTPase ObgE, translated to MKFIDEVKILVASGKGGPGCVSFRKEALAPRGGPDGGDGGRGGDVIFRVDSRLHSLLDLRIKRKYQAGNGRPGMGRNCDGPDGEDLIIKVPPGTVVKGPDGDILVDLSEEGDSIFLKGGLGGRGNTFYKSSVNQAPGVAQKGLPGEERELHLELKLLADVGIIGYPNAGKSTLISRISAAKPKVADYPFTTLVPNLGVVKVAEGRSFVVADIPGLIPGAHEGVGLGIQFLRHIERTRLFLHVIDASGFSGRDPYQDYFDINAELKAYDEIHESDPAYKPLYKREQIVVLNKIDAVDASVLAEVEGKFATYGVRVRPISAVAGTNIEGLVYQLGEKVFEGSDDK